The proteins below come from a single Conger conger chromosome 10, fConCon1.1, whole genome shotgun sequence genomic window:
- the tac3a gene encoding tachykinin-3a, with amino-acid sequence MRSGLLLAILAVMMTIRSCQSSCEEQEPHKLESEERPGFSNFPRGILKRYNGIDYDSFVGLMGRRSAGSNDLPPPQKRDMHDFFVGLMGRRSSDSGSVRPWRSESPGRTGRFFFNKCKLRFRRGV; translated from the exons ATGAGAAGTGGCTTGCTTTTGGCGATTCTGGCCGTTATGATGACAATCCGATCATGCCAGTCCAGCTGCGAGGAGCAGGAACCGCACAAGCTGGAGTCGGAG GAGAGGCCAGGTTTTTCCAACTTTCCGCGTGGCATTCTGAAGAGATATAACGGTATAGACTATGACAGCTTCGTGGGCCTTATGGGCAGGAGAAGCGCCG GTTCAAATGACTTACCCCCTCCACAGAAAA GAGATATGCATGATTTCTTTGTTGGTCTGATGGGTCGGAGGAGTTCAGACTCAG GGAGCGTGCGGCCGTGGAGGAGCGAGAGCCCAGGGCGGACAGGCAGATTCTTCTTTAACAAGTGCAAGCTGAG GTTTCGGCGCGGTGTGTAG